The nucleotide sequence CCGGATCGACCGGAACCGTCACGGACGCGAGACCTGACGGGCTCACCACCTTCAGGGTGACTGTCGCCGTGTTGGTGCCGTCGCCCGTGCCGGTGAACGTGACGGTGCCCATGCGATATGTGTCGCCGTCTCGCGTGACCGTCGTGAAGGGCCGCTTCACCCCGGAGCCCTCGGGGCGGAGCGTGATGTCCGAGATCGAGTCGCTCGACCCCTTGGCATCCTGCGTGATCGTGAACACGTACGTGCCGCTGCCCAGGTTGCGGTCGACGGACCACGTGCCATCGGCCTTGACCGTGGTCGTCACAGAGCCCGACGCGAAGTTCGTGACGGCGAGCGTGATCGTGGCCCCGGGTGTTCCGGTGCCCGTGAACGTGTTGGTGCCCGGCCGGAACGTCGAACCGTCGAAGAGGTTCGTCTGCGTGACGTTCACCCGAGTGGCGTTGCGGGTCACCGTGAGGGTGTCGGTGGTGACGACGTTGCCGCGCGCTGTCTGGGTGGCCGTGAAGGTGTGTGCGCCATCCTGCAGCCCGGTGGCCTCGATCGACCAGGTGCCGTTAGCGGCCACCGTGGCCGTGCCGATCGTCGCGCCGCCTTCCTTCAGGATCACGGTGGCGCCGGGTGCTCCCGTGCCCGTCACGGCGGTGGAGGGGCCGCTGAACTCGGCCGTCGGGCCGGTCGCGTCGACCGCGGCACCGAAGTCGGCCGTCGCCGTCGTCGAGCCGGCGGCTGCGCCGTTCAGCGTCTGCGTCACGGTGAACGTGTGCGACCCGGCGCCGATGCTCGCGGGGATCGGCAGCGACCAGGATCCGCCCGAGACGACCACGGGTGATCCGATCGGGGTGCCGTTCACCGACACGGTGATCGTCGCGCCTTCGGCGCCGGTGCCGCTGATCGTCGCGAGGTCTGTGACCGCTGCACCGAACGAGACGGTCGCCGTCGGTGCATCCTCGTCGACGACGGGCGTCATCTTTGCGAGGTCGAGCTGTGAGGCGCTCGAGTTGATGATCCCGAGCGTCTGCCCGACGATCGCAGACGAGTCGTAGGCGATGACCCAACCTCCCGCACCGACGAGATTGATGTAGCCCTGCGAATTGACGACGAACGTCTGGGTCGCGGTCGCGGCGTCGAACGAACCGCACGGTTGGAGCGATGTATTGTTCACGATCGGGCTGCCGCCCGCGGCGGTGAAGCAGAGGCTCGGATCGCTGGCGGGGCTGATCGGACCCGTTGTCCCCACGGCGGGAAACGTGAACTGTTCGCCCGGAATAGCCGGTGTCGTCGCGCCGGGCGTCACGCTGACGTTGGCCAGTGGTTTGCCCGATCCTGCGCTCTTGAACGACAACGCGGTGCTTCCGGTCGCAGTATATGTGTACAGCAGGTTGAACGGCCCCTGCATGCGGCCTCCGTCGGCCGCGTGGGCGGCGCTGGCCCCGCCCAGGATCAACGCCGCGATTCCGGCGGCCGCCGCGATCTTCGCCCATGGTCGAATCGATCTCATCGATCTCTCCTTCTTCATTAATACGTAACATTCTGACCATACCGACAGTTCGGTCTAGTGTCCGCCGAAATCAGACGCTAAACTTGAGTCAGATCAACTCAAGTTTCGCGAAAGGGCCACCATGGCGAACATGCAGGGCGCACCCGCCTCCGACGAGAAGCAGAAGAGCGCCCTCGAGCAGTACGGCATCGACCTCACGGCGATCGCCTCCAGCGGCAAGCTCGATCCGGTGATCGGGCGGGACTCCGAGATCCGGCGCGTCAGCCAGGTGCTCACCCGTCGCACGAAGAACAACCCCGTGCTCATCGGCGAGCCCGGCGTCGGCAAGACCGCCGTGGTCGAAGGGCTGGCCCAGCGCATCGTCGCCGGCGATGTCGCCGACTCGCTCAAGGGCAAGCGCCTCATATCGCTCGACATCTCGGCCCTCGTCGCCGGCGCCATGTATCGCGGTCAGTTCGAAGAGCGTCTCAAGGCCGTTCTGAAGGAGATCACCGACTCCGACGGTCAGGTCATCACGTTCATCGACGAACTCCACACCCTCATGGGCGCAGGAGGCGGTGAAGGCTCGGTCGCAGCAGCCAACATGCTCAAGCCCATGCTCGCCCGGGGCGAGCTCCGCCTCATCGGGGCGACGACTCTCGACGAGTACCGCCAGTTCATCGAGAAGGACGCCGCGCTCGAGCGCCGATTCCAGCAGGTCTACGTCGGCGAGCCCAGCGTCGAGGACACCATCGCGATCCTCCGCGGCCTGAAGGAGCGCTACGAGGCCCACCACGGCATCACCATCGCCGACAGCGCCCTCGTCGCCGCAGCCGCTCTCAGCAACCGCTACATCACGGCCCGACAGCTTCCCGACAAGGCGATCGACCTCATCGACGAGGCCGGTTCTCGCCTCAAGATGGAAATCGACTCCTCGCCCGTCGAACTCGACGAGCTCTATCGGTCGCTCGCGCGAATGCAGGTCGAGGAACTCGCACTGAAGAAGGAGAAGGATCCCGCGTCCGAGGCCCGCCTGGCTGCGCTGCGCGAGGAGATGACCCTCCGCCAGCAGGAGTACGCCGATCTCAACCGCCGCTGGCAGGCCGAGAAATCGGCGCTGCAGGGCGTCGGCGAGCTCAAGGGCAAGCTCAACGACGCGCGCATCGACCTCGACCGCGCCATGCGCGAGGGGCGCTACCAGGACGCCTCGAAGATCAACTACGAGACGATCCCCGAGATCGAGAAGAGCCTGGCCGAGGCGGAGCGCATCGAGGAGTCGGGCGACCGTCTCGTCAACGACCAGGTCACCGACAGCGACATCGCCGAGGTCGTCGCGTCGTGGACGGGGATCCCGGTCGGTCGGCTCATGGCCGGCGAGACCGAGAAGCTGCTCCATCTCGAGACCGAGCTCGGCCAGCGCATCATCGGCCAGCGCGAGGCGGTCACGGCCGTCAGCGAGGCCGTTCGGCGCACCCGCGCAGGCATTTCCGATCCTGACCGCCCCACCGGCTCGTTCCTCTTCCTGGGCCCCACCGGCGTCGGCAAGACCGAGCTGGCGAAGGCGCTGGCGGCGTTCCTCTTCGACGACGAGAAGGCGATGATCCGCATCGACATGTCGGAGTACGGCGAGAAGCACTCCGTCGCCCGACTCGTCGGCGCCCCTCCCGGCTACGTCGGCTACGAGGCCGGCGGGCAGCTCACCGAGGCGGTGCGGCGGCGGCCGTACAGCGTCGTGCTGATGGACGAGGTCGAGAAGGCTCACCCGGAGGTCTTCGACATCCTGCTCCAGGTGCTCGACGACGGGCGACTGACGGACGGCCAGGGTCGCACGGTCGACTTCCGCAACACGATCCTGATCCTCACGTCGAATCTCGGAAGCCAGTTCCTGACCGACCAGACCCTCACGCGAGCGCAGAAGGAAGAAGCCGTCGACGCGATGGTGCGGCAGGCGTTCAAGCCTGAGTTCATCAACCGACTCGACGACATCGTGATGTTCGACTCGCTGTCGCAGGACGACCTCGGTCAGATCGTGTCGCTCTACGTCGACCGGCTCGCGCGGCGCCTCGCCGACCGCCGCCTCGAGCTCGCCGTCACGCCCGACGCCCGAGCGTGGCTCGGAGAACGGGGCTACGACCCGATCTACGGCGCGCGACCCCTGCGTCGTCTGATGCAGCGTCAGATCGACGACAACCTGGCGCGGGCTCTGCTCGACGGCTCGATCACGGACGGTGATACCGTGCTCGTCGACGTGGCGCCCGGCGGCGAGGCCCTCGTCGTGACGAAGTCCGACCTGAGCGATGAACCCCTCGACGTCGACGAGCTCGAGTCGTAGCGAGCCGGCCGGCGGTCGTCGTCGAGGCGGGACGCCGACGGGTGTGCTTGAACGTCACGCCACCGGCGCACCCGTGGCCTCGCGGAGGGCTGCGGCATACTCGCGCCGGTGGTTCTCCCACACCACGCGGTGATCGAACTCGCGACGGACGTGATCGCGGGCCGCGCTGACTAGGGCGTCGCGATCGCGGCGAGCCGCCTCGAGCGCTCGCGCGAGATCCGCCTCGTCGTCGACCCGCGCTCGGACACCCGTGACGCCGTCGTCGATGAGGGCGTCGAACGCCGCGACGTCGCTCGTGACGACGGGGACCTCCGCCGCCCAGGCTTCGAGCACGACGGTCGGGAGACCCTCGCGGCGTGACGGCAGGCAGAAGATGTCGAATAGCGTGAAGGCCTCCGACGGATCGTCGAGTTCGCCCAGTCGGAGAACCCATCCCTCACCCAGGTCGGCACGCGTGGCGGGAGTGAGCCCGGCCACTCCGTCGTCGGGCCCGACGAGGGCCACGACGACGTCGCGGCCACCGTCGCGAAGCCGCTTCACCGCGCCGAGGAGGGCATCGACGCCCTTGTCGGCCGTGAGTCGCCCGACGAAGCCCACCACGACGGTCTCGGGCCCGAGCTTGTGGTGCTCGCGGCACGCGCGTCGTGTCGCAGGATCGGCAGGCCCGAACCTCGCGAGGTCGACTCCCCCGACCGACCCCGACCCCACCACGGTCATGTGCGTCGTGTCGAGGCCCAGCTCGCGGCAGCGACGCACGAGCGAGTGCCCGACCGCGATAGTGCGCGTCGAGAGTCGAAGTGTCAGCGCCTCTGTGACGAGCAGGACGCGTCGGAGAAGACCCGTCGCTGTGTCGAGACGCATGCCGCGCAGGAGGTGGATCCGAACGGGCGTCTTCGTCATGACCCCCGCCAGGGCGGTCAGGAGGGAGGCCTTCGGTGTGCCGTAGACGACGACGGCGGGGCGCAGCGCTGCCAGGAGCGCGAGGAGACGGACGAAGCCGATCAGGTCGCTCAGCGGGGAGGGCTTGCGGCGGAAGGGCAGCGCGAAGGATCGGATGCCCTCGCGCGCGGCCACCGACTGCAGCCTGCCCGTGTCGGCCGCGGCGATCGCCAGGGGCGAGATGCCGTGCTCGTGGAGATACCTGAGCTGCCCGCGCAGCATCATGTCGATGCTGAGGTCGATGGTCTTGACGACTAGGACTCCCCGTCGAGCTTGCCGCGCGCGGCCGCTCATGCTGACAGTGGCTGCGCGTCACCGCGCACACAGCCGGCGCTCGAGCCGCGCGGGACGTAGCCGAGGAGCAGGCGGCGGTCGAGGTCTTCGGGGGCGAGCGGTTCGACACGAGTGTGCGAGATCTTGGGATGCTTCGAGCGGTGCACGATCTCGCCGGCGCCGATGAGCTCCTCGTGGATCTTCTCGCCGGGACGCAGCCCGGTGAAGATGATCTCCGTCGGCCGACCCGTCTGCTCGATGACGCGATTGACGACGTCGAGGATGCGAACGGGCTGCCCCATGTCGAGGACGAGGATCTCGCCCGGTTCGGCGATGGCGCCGGCGTGGATGACGAGCTGGCTCGCCTCGGGGATGGACATGAAGTAGCGCGTGGCGTCGGGGTGCGTCACGGTCACGGGCTTGCCCGCATTGATGAGGTCGACGAGCAGCGGGACAAGGCTGCCCCGGCTGGCGAAGACGTTGCCGAAGCGGACGGAGGCGTATCGCTCGCCCTGGTCGCCGGCGAAGGCCGCGGTCAGGCGCTCGGCGAGATGCTTGCTCGAGCCGAGCGTGCTGGTCGGGTTGGCCGCCTTGTCGGTGGAGATGTTGACGAATCTCTCGGCGCCGGCGGCGCGCGACGCACGGAGGACATTGAGTGTGCCGAGCACGTTGGTCTTCCACGCCTCGTCGGGATAGCGCTCGAGGAGCGGAAGATGCTTGAGCGCGGCGGCGTGAAACACGACGTCGGGTTTTCTGTCGACGAACGTGTCGGTGAGCGCGTCGCCGTCGCGGATGTCGGCGAGGAGGAGGTGGGGGGAATCGAGCAGCCCGTGGCCGGAGAGCGACACCTGTGTCTGCTGCAGGCCCGTCTCGTCGCGATCGAGCATGATCAGCTCACTCGGGCGGAAACGCGCGATCTGCCGACAGAGCTCACTTCCGATGGAACCGCCGGCGCCCGTGACCAGCACCCGGCGACCGGTCAGGAACGTCGCCGCCGACTCGACGTCCGTCCCGCCGATCGATCGACCCGTGATCTCGTGGAAGTCGATGTCGTCGGCCGAGAGGTGGATCGACGGCGCGAGGGGCGCGCCGGGAAGGTGGCCGGACCGGTTGGAGGCTGCATCGAGGGTCGTCACGGGGGCTCCTGCTGAAAGTATGAAATGTGGAATATGTCTAGTGTATGCCGGGCGATGTCGGATCGGAAGGGGTCAACGTGACTTCGTGCCGCGGAGGTAGTGCGGCCTGCGGAGCCCGAGGTGACGGACGAGCTGTGCCGACAACCACAGGGCGTCGTCGAGGCGCTGTGCAAGCCCCGATCGACCCAGGTGCGCAGCCAGACGGCGGCGCGACCGCAGGATCGTTCGGGTCGAACTGCCCCACGGCGGCGTTCGGCGGCTGTGCTGGCCCGGGTGGACGCGGTAGGCCGTGAGCGGTTGGGTAAGGACTTCGACGCGCCCCTCACGGGCCAGGCGGAGCCAGAGGTCGTAGTCCTGCATTCGCACACACGACGGGTCGTAGCCGCCCACGGCGCGAACGGCCGACCGACGGTACATGGTCGACGAGTGGGTGAGGACGTTGCGCCGCAGGAGCGCCGACGAGACATCGCCCCGGTGGGCTGCCAGGACGCCGAGATGTCTGCCCTGGCCGTCGATGATGTCGACCGCGGAGGCCACGCAGACCGTCGCCGGGGAGGACGCCAGCCGGTCGGCCTGGACATGGAGGCGCCCCGCGCGGGCGAGGTCGTCGGCATCGAGCCGCGCGATGAATTCCGCCGAAGCGGCTTCGATGCCCGCGTTGAGCGCGGTGGCCGTGCCTCGGCGCTCGGGCAGTTCGACGACGAGGATTCGTGGATCGTCCGGCAGGGGGGTGTCGCGGACGTCGACGCCGTCGAGCACCACGACCACCTCGAGGTCGATGTCGTTCTGTGAGAGGACGGAGTCGAGTGCGTCGACGAAATGACTGTCGGCTCGAACGGTCGGGATGATCACGGAGACTTCGGGACGGGTCATGAGGCTCGGCTTTCGCTGAGGGGGATTCGCGGACGGGCTCGGGCAGCGGACACCAGGGCCGGGATCGTGACGGCGAGGGCGCTCTCGATCCTGTCGATGGCCTGGTCGAAGGCGGCATCGCTGCGACCGAAGGGATCGGGCACCTCGTCGCTCTCCGGATCGGGCAGCGCCGGCACCAGCCCGCGGAGAGAGCTCGTCACGGAGACGAGGGCCTGCACCGAGTCGGCCACGGGCACGCCCGCGGATGTCGAGAACCGGATGAGGCGGGCGAACTCCGGGAGAGTGAAGGTGCGTCGGGTCGCGGCCGGTGCCAGCTGAACGACCTGGCGCCGCTGGTCGAACGACATCGTGAGGACCAGGTCGGCCGCTGCGGCCGACCTGTTCGTCAGACGGCGTGTGGCGTGGCCGGCGAGCGAGAGGCCGATTCGCCGCGCCGCTGCCTCCGACTGCGCTGCGGCGGGGTGGCCGTCGTCGGCCCGTGTGCCCGCGCTGGCGAAGGTCAGGACGCCTCGGGTGTCGCCTCGGGCTCGACTCGAGGCTTCGGCAAGGGGAGATCGGCACAGGTTGCCGGTGCAGACGAAAAGGACGCCGGCCGGCCTGCCCGTGGTCATCGGCCGTCGGCCTTCGCGCGGCGGGGCACTCGCTTCTCGGCCGGCGCGGCGACAGCCGACATCTCAAGCGTCTCAGGGCTGTAGGCGTACGCGTAGGCGTCGAGCTTCTTCGCCTTGGTCATGGTGAGGATCAGGCCGAGTCGAGGCGCCCCGGCGGCGTCGAGCGTCGCCACGGCCGAGGACAGCTGCCTGTGCGTGGTGCGGTTCATGGCGGTGACGAGGAGGGCGCCGTTGGTTGCATTCGCCAGGATGGCCGCGTCGGTGACGGGCAGGAGAGGCGGGGCGTCCAGGATCACGAATTCGAACGACTCGCTCAGCTCGCGCAGGACGAGCGCCATGCTCGGCGAGCCGAGCAGCTCGGTGGGATTCGGCGGGATCTGCCCGGCGGGAAGAACGGACAGGCTCCCGAGGCCCCAGGGCTGGAGGACGTCGACGAGCTCGGCGCGACCGGCGAGGACGTCGGTGAGGCCCGCGCCGCCCTCGATGCCCATGAGCGTCGCAACCCGCGGCCGGCGGAGGTCGGCGTCGACGAGCGCGACGCGGGCGCCCGATTCCGCGAGCGTGATCGCGAGGTTGGTCGCCGTCGTGCTCTTGCCCTCTCGCGGAAGGGCGGACGTGACGACGAAGCTGCGCGATTCGCTGCCGATGTCGAGGAACTGGAGGTTCGTGCGGAGGCGTCGGAAAGCCTCGGCGCGCGGCGACCTCGGATCCGTCTGGATGACGAGGGGTTTCGTGACGGCGGACCTGTCGAATGCCATCTCGCCGAGAATCGGGGACTTCGCGGCGGAGGCGACGTCATCTCGATCGCGCAGCTTTGTGTCGATCGCCGAGCGCAGAGCGAGGACGCCCACCCCGAGCATGAGCCCGACCATGCCGCCCGCGCCGATGTTCAGAAGCGGGCGGGGCGACGTCGGCGCCGTGGGCGTCGTGGCCGGCGTGACGACGCTCAGGCCGACGGGCGTCGACGCCGCTCCGCTCGACGGCTCGAGCTGCTGAGTCACGACGGCTGCGAGCTGCTTCGAGATGGCGTTCGCGATCTGAGCGCTCAGGACCGGATCGAGATCCTCCACGCGGATGTCGATGAGGACCGTCTGAACCGGGGTCGAGGCGGTGACACGCGACGCGAGATCGGCGGGAGTGGTCTTCAGGTGGAGCTCGTCGATGACCGGCTGGAGAACTCGCGTGCTCGTCGCGACGCTCACGTACGACTGCACCTTCTGCTCGGCTGCGCTGCCGCCCTGGAGGAGGTCGATCGCTGTATTGCCGCCGCCGACTGTGACGTAGAGCTCGGCTGTGGCCGTGTACTGAGGGGCTGCGAGCGACGTCATGCCGTAGCCGGCACCGAGTCCCGCGGCTACGCCGAGCGCGAGGACGACCCAGCCGCCTCGGAGGAGCCGGAGCAATCGTGCGATGTCCATGGGGTGTCCCTGCGGTCGAGAGGGCCCGCTCGGGTGACCGGGCATTGGCCCATAGAATATCAGATATAAATGCGAATGACTAGTGCGCGGCCGCGAGCGCCAGCATGTCGGTGTAATGGCCGAATCGGAATCCTGCGACGACGACGAACGCCACGACGCCGACGGTGGCGACCCGCGATCGCGCGCTCTGGCTGCGCGCAAGAGGCGCAGCCAGGAGCAGCGGTGCCAGCAGCCAGGAGTAGGCGCCGAGCCGGTCGGAATAGGCGATGAAGCCGAAGAGCAGGAAGTAGACGTTGAGGCACGCGAACAGGGTGACCAAGCGGGTGTACCACGCGGGGGTCGTCGACAGTCGCCGGAAGAAGAGTCCTGTGGCGAGAAGGATCGCGCTCAAGAGGAGGAAGTCGAGCCGATTGACGCCTCCCGTGTAGTGGGCGACGACCGACGGGTCGGTGTACTCGGCGATCTCGGGCATCGCGGTGGCGATCGGCCCCAGCACCCGCGTCTGTAGACCCGTGAGGAAGAGCGCCGCGGCCAAGCCCCAGACGACGAGGGCCACCCGGAGGGGAAGTCGGATGAGCGCGAGGAGCGCGAGCAGGATCGTCAGCGGCAGCACGGAGTGATGGAACAGGGTCGCCACCGCGAGGAACGGCGCCCAAGCCCATCGATGGCCGCGCAGGATCAGGCAGATGGCGATGAACATGAACGACATCGCCATGCCCTGCCGCACCACCACGCTGGCGAACGAGGGCATGAACCCCAGGCTCACGGAGACGAAGAGCACCAGCGGAAGGCGCCACGTCGGCAGAAGGAGGCGCGCCCCGAGCACGACCGCGACGACGCTCACCAGCCCTACGACGCCGAAGAGACCCGTCGATTCGATGCCGAGTCGGCTCAGGACCCAGAAGAAGATGACGTACGCGGGCTCGCCGGACGTCGTCAGTCGCGCCGAGAACGCCTGCGAGAGGGTCCCGGCGCCAATGGCGCGCAGCTCTCGCACGTAGATCCACTTGTCGGGTGTTCCCGGATTGGCCTGGAGCGCGTAGACGACGGTGAACCAGCCGAGGACGGTCAGCGGGATCAGGGCGACCACCGAGGAGCGCAGCAGCGACCGCGCGCGGCTCCACAGCGGAAGGACGCTGGCGAACGCGGAGGAGAGACCGAGGGCGATGATCACGCTGCCGCCCTCGAGACGCGTGCGGCATTCACCCGGACCAGGATCAGTGCGCTGAGGCTCGCCCGCACAGGGATGGTGAGGACGTAGGCCCAGAGCGCCCCGGTGTGTCCGGCCCACGGGACGATGGCCAGGGCGAGCGCGAGTGCCGCCAACGTGGTCAGGGCGCTGACCAGCAGCGAGGACGAGTACCGGTTGAGCGAGCTGAGGGCATTGGCACCCGCGAGGTTCAGCGGCAGCGCGATCGCGGCGAGGAGGATCGCTGCGGCGTCGGCGAGCGAGAGCGCGTAGTCGGGAGTGAAGACGAGCGGCAGCAGGAGCGCGCCCGCCACGACCGCCCCGAGAGCGAGGGGCGTCGTGATCCTCGCCCACGTCAGGCCCGCGTGGGCGGCGTCGCGGACCGTGAGCCGGCCCTCGAGCGCGAGACCGCGTGCACGCGGAAGCCAGGACTGAGCCAGCGCGCTGGCGACGACCTGGAGGGCGACGATGAGGTAGAGGTGCACGGACAGCACGCTGAGGTCGGTCGGCGACGCGTGAGCCGCCAACACGTACTGAGGGATCGCCGTGAGGAGCGTCACGAGCCCGGAGGCGAGTCCGGTCGGGAGGCCGGCCCGGAGCAGTGTTCGCCAGTCGGCGAGTCGACTGGATGCGGGTCGGGCGTTGTCGCGGGTGCCCGGGGACCTCAGGACCAGGCCGAGGGCGACGAGGACCACCGCGGACATCGTCGCCGATGCGAGCAGAGTCTGGACCAGCGTCGCGTGCACGAGAGTCGAGACGCCGACGGCCGCGAGCTGGCAGGCGGCCGTTCCGGCCGTGAGGGCGGGGATGAGGCCCGCGCGACGGTCGGCCTGGAGGAATCCCGACCGGAGATCGGTGAAGGCGTCGACCACTTTCTGCAGACTCACCGCTGCGACGATCCCTGC is from Frondihabitans australicus and encodes:
- a CDS encoding Ig-like domain-containing protein, with protein sequence MRSIRPWAKIAAAAGIAALILGGASAAHAADGGRMQGPFNLLYTYTATGSTALSFKSAGSGKPLANVSVTPGATTPAIPGEQFTFPAVGTTGPISPASDPSLCFTAAGGSPIVNNTSLQPCGSFDAATATQTFVVNSQGYINLVGAGGWVIAYDSSAIVGQTLGIINSSASQLDLAKMTPVVDEDAPTATVSFGAAVTDLATISGTGAEGATITVSVNGTPIGSPVVVSGGSWSLPIPASIGAGSHTFTVTQTLNGAAAGSTTATADFGAAVDATGPTAEFSGPSTAVTGTGAPGATVILKEGGATIGTATVAANGTWSIEATGLQDGAHTFTATQTARGNVVTTDTLTVTRNATRVNVTQTNLFDGSTFRPGTNTFTGTGTPGATITLAVTNFASGSVTTTVKADGTWSVDRNLGSGTYVFTITQDAKGSSDSISDITLRPEGSGVKRPFTTVTRDGDTYRMGTVTFTGTGDGTNTATVTLKVVSPSGLASVTVPVDPDGTWTLRRSMGSGPYTVTFTQTEGDGSTEVLGPYTLTPSS
- a CDS encoding ATP-dependent Clp protease ATP-binding subunit; translation: MANMQGAPASDEKQKSALEQYGIDLTAIASSGKLDPVIGRDSEIRRVSQVLTRRTKNNPVLIGEPGVGKTAVVEGLAQRIVAGDVADSLKGKRLISLDISALVAGAMYRGQFEERLKAVLKEITDSDGQVITFIDELHTLMGAGGGEGSVAAANMLKPMLARGELRLIGATTLDEYRQFIEKDAALERRFQQVYVGEPSVEDTIAILRGLKERYEAHHGITIADSALVAAAALSNRYITARQLPDKAIDLIDEAGSRLKMEIDSSPVELDELYRSLARMQVEELALKKEKDPASEARLAALREEMTLRQQEYADLNRRWQAEKSALQGVGELKGKLNDARIDLDRAMREGRYQDASKINYETIPEIEKSLAEAERIEESGDRLVNDQVTDSDIAEVVASWTGIPVGRLMAGETEKLLHLETELGQRIIGQREAVTAVSEAVRRTRAGISDPDRPTGSFLFLGPTGVGKTELAKALAAFLFDDEKAMIRIDMSEYGEKHSVARLVGAPPGYVGYEAGGQLTEAVRRRPYSVVLMDEVEKAHPEVFDILLQVLDDGRLTDGQGRTVDFRNTILILTSNLGSQFLTDQTLTRAQKEEAVDAMVRQAFKPEFINRLDDIVMFDSLSQDDLGQIVSLYVDRLARRLADRRLELAVTPDARAWLGERGYDPIYGARPLRRLMQRQIDDNLARALLDGSITDGDTVLVDVAPGGEALVVTKSDLSDEPLDVDELES
- a CDS encoding glycosyltransferase translates to MSGRARQARRGVLVVKTIDLSIDMMLRGQLRYLHEHGISPLAIAAADTGRLQSVAAREGIRSFALPFRRKPSPLSDLIGFVRLLALLAALRPAVVVYGTPKASLLTALAGVMTKTPVRIHLLRGMRLDTATGLLRRVLLVTEALTLRLSTRTIAVGHSLVRRCRELGLDTTHMTVVGSGSVGGVDLARFGPADPATRRACREHHKLGPETVVVGFVGRLTADKGVDALLGAVKRLRDGGRDVVVALVGPDDGVAGLTPATRADLGEGWVLRLGELDDPSEAFTLFDIFCLPSRREGLPTVVLEAWAAEVPVVTSDVAAFDALIDDGVTGVRARVDDEADLARALEAARRDRDALVSAARDHVRREFDHRVVWENHRREYAAALREATGAPVA
- a CDS encoding UDP-N-acetylglucosamine 4,6-dehydratase family protein: MTTLDAASNRSGHLPGAPLAPSIHLSADDIDFHEITGRSIGGTDVESAATFLTGRRVLVTGAGGSIGSELCRQIARFRPSELIMLDRDETGLQQTQVSLSGHGLLDSPHLLLADIRDGDALTDTFVDRKPDVVFHAAALKHLPLLERYPDEAWKTNVLGTLNVLRASRAAGAERFVNISTDKAANPTSTLGSSKHLAERLTAAFAGDQGERYASVRFGNVFASRGSLVPLLVDLINAGKPVTVTHPDATRYFMSIPEASQLVIHAGAIAEPGEILVLDMGQPVRILDVVNRVIEQTGRPTEIIFTGLRPGEKIHEELIGAGEIVHRSKHPKISHTRVEPLAPEDLDRRLLLGYVPRGSSAGCVRGDAQPLSA
- a CDS encoding glycosyltransferase family 2 protein; the encoded protein is MTRPEVSVIIPTVRADSHFVDALDSVLSQNDIDLEVVVVLDGVDVRDTPLPDDPRILVVELPERRGTATALNAGIEAASAEFIARLDADDLARAGRLHVQADRLASSPATVCVASAVDIIDGQGRHLGVLAAHRGDVSSALLRRNVLTHSSTMYRRSAVRAVGGYDPSCVRMQDYDLWLRLAREGRVEVLTQPLTAYRVHPGQHSRRTPPWGSSTRTILRSRRRLAAHLGRSGLAQRLDDALWLSAQLVRHLGLRRPHYLRGTKSR
- a CDS encoding polysaccharide biosynthesis tyrosine autokinase; this translates as MDIARLLRLLRGGWVVLALGVAAGLGAGYGMTSLAAPQYTATAELYVTVGGGNTAIDLLQGGSAAEQKVQSYVSVATSTRVLQPVIDELHLKTTPADLASRVTASTPVQTVLIDIRVEDLDPVLSAQIANAISKQLAAVVTQQLEPSSGAASTPVGLSVVTPATTPTAPTSPRPLLNIGAGGMVGLMLGVGVLALRSAIDTKLRDRDDVASAAKSPILGEMAFDRSAVTKPLVIQTDPRSPRAEAFRRLRTNLQFLDIGSESRSFVVTSALPREGKSTTATNLAITLAESGARVALVDADLRRPRVATLMGIEGGAGLTDVLAGRAELVDVLQPWGLGSLSVLPAGQIPPNPTELLGSPSMALVLRELSESFEFVILDAPPLLPVTDAAILANATNGALLVTAMNRTTHRQLSSAVATLDAAGAPRLGLILTMTKAKKLDAYAYAYSPETLEMSAVAAPAEKRVPRRAKADGR
- a CDS encoding EpsG family protein; translated protein: MIIALGLSSAFASVLPLWSRARSLLRSSVVALIPLTVLGWFTVVYALQANPGTPDKWIYVRELRAIGAGTLSQAFSARLTTSGEPAYVIFFWVLSRLGIESTGLFGVVGLVSVVAVVLGARLLLPTWRLPLVLFVSVSLGFMPSFASVVVRQGMAMSFMFIAICLILRGHRWAWAPFLAVATLFHHSVLPLTILLALLALIRLPLRVALVVWGLAAALFLTGLQTRVLGPIATAMPEIAEYTDPSVVAHYTGGVNRLDFLLLSAILLATGLFFRRLSTTPAWYTRLVTLFACLNVYFLLFGFIAYSDRLGAYSWLLAPLLLAAPLARSQSARSRVATVGVVAFVVVAGFRFGHYTDMLALAAAH
- a CDS encoding lipopolysaccharide biosynthesis protein, encoding MNRRLTPVFLMAASASRYAAQLGVLVIVVRVFGSGAAGEYALALAVTAPGFIVLDLGLRDVRLTLHRPIPASRYLALRAAASGTVLLVTVVIAVAVAPATAGIVAAVSLQKVVDAFTDLRSGFLQADRRAGLIPALTAGTAACQLAAVGVSTLVHATLVQTLLASATMSAVVLVALGLVLRSPGTRDNARPASSRLADWRTLLRAGLPTGLASGLVTLLTAIPQYVLAAHASPTDLSVLSVHLYLIVALQVVASALAQSWLPRARGLALEGRLTVRDAAHAGLTWARITTPLALGAVVAGALLLPLVFTPDYALSLADAAAILLAAIALPLNLAGANALSSLNRYSSSLLVSALTTLAALALALAIVPWAGHTGALWAYVLTIPVRASLSALILVRVNAARVSRAAA